The sequence AATAGCGCAGGTTAAGGAGAGTAATAAGACTTTCATGGCTAAACAATAGTTTGCTTAAATGTAAGAAAGATGCTGTTGCTAAATCTTATGTGATGTCTATATCGTATTGGTCCAATAGTCCGGCAATCCCGCCTGCCGAGAACCTGGCTTTTTTAATACGATTGACAGCCGGATTGATGGAATAGTGAATGGCCATCCGGAAATCTGCTTTTTCCAGGGTACTGTTCTCGAATTTTGCCCCCGCCAGGTCCGTGTTACGCAAGTCTGCGCTGCTAAGGTCTGCTTCAGAAAAATCCACTTCATGCAAGGTGCATCCCCTGAAGGGTGTCTTTTGCAGCGTGCGTTTATAAAAGGAAGAAAAGTTCAGAATACAGGTATCGAAGGCCACCGTAAATAAGAACGCACTGCAGTTTTCAAAATTAATACCCAACATTTTACAGTTGGAAAAGGTAACATCACTAAAGGATGTTTTGGTCAATTTAACCAGGGAGAGGTTGCAGTGATCAAAGACGCATGCAGTAAATTCAAATAAAGAAAGATCGGCTTTTGAAAATTCGCATTGTACAAAACGGCAATTCTCGTACTCCCCCTTTGGCAGGGGAGTTACCGAAAAGTCTTTAGATTCAA comes from Flavihumibacter fluvii and encodes:
- a CDS encoding pentapeptide repeat-containing protein, with the protein product MDDTYFKDQVFESKDFSVTPLPKGEYENCRFVQCEFSKADLSLFEFTACVFDHCNLSLVKLTKTSFSDVTFSNCKMLGINFENCSAFLFTVAFDTCILNFSSFYKRTLQKTPFRGCTLHEVDFSEADLSSADLRNTDLAGAKFENSTLEKADFRMAIHYSINPAVNRIKKARFSAGGIAGLLDQYDIDIT